The following are encoded together in the Variovorax sp. PBS-H4 genome:
- a CDS encoding ABC transporter permease, with product MSVSRNLARWRYKYVPDHVVGEILSKNWIDNAVPFLALAAVLAVFGNLIPDFFGAANLGDTSRQLGEFIFIVCAMMIVMVAGGIDLSVGSNFALGNFVALFLMNVAQWSPWAVMPAVLLACAAVGLLNGVLIGYLRLRAFLTTLVTLIIVRAVVDMLLLKHAVDIASNMPESAVWDFIGAGSAFGLPPSFLVAAVFAAGAHVFLSRTRPGWHIMAIGGSRRSAYNVGIPVRRTICLTYVGSGLLCGLAALMYAARLGSAGSDTGTGLEIMALTAAVVGGNSLGGGRGSVAKALMGAVVVLLITNGLVRIGFQSGAGSLALGLILLSAIAIDVRWLKNKHKLLAKSYVSPAYLELPPAPATEAGSASPYAVNDRLRDVALIGLGQVEGPEDVIFDAQGHLYTGTRHGDIVRFFGPDHAHMEVFAHVGGHPLGLAFDRAGNLLVCIAGMGLYSVSPERRIERLTDETNRTPWSVIDDSRLKLADDLDVAPDGRIFFSEATIRYEMHNWAYDALESRGNGRIICYDPATRRTRTVLRNLVFPNGVCMAHDGESFFFAETWACRINRYWFAGPKAGRVERVIDDLPGYPDNINRASDGNFWLALVGMRTPSMDLSLRMPGFRKRMARRVSPQELIFPNINTGCVIKFDAQGRVLESLWDLGGENHPMITSMREHRGHLYLGGLLNNRIGRLRLADADPAWTGQQSYWGEQP from the coding sequence ATGTCCGTGTCCCGAAACCTCGCCCGATGGCGATACAAGTACGTGCCCGACCATGTGGTCGGGGAGATCCTGTCGAAGAACTGGATCGACAACGCCGTGCCTTTCCTGGCTCTGGCCGCCGTCCTTGCCGTGTTCGGCAACCTCATTCCCGACTTCTTCGGCGCGGCGAACCTCGGCGACACGTCGCGGCAGCTCGGCGAATTCATCTTCATCGTGTGCGCCATGATGATCGTGATGGTCGCCGGCGGCATCGACCTGAGCGTCGGCTCCAATTTCGCGCTGGGCAACTTCGTGGCGCTGTTCCTGATGAATGTTGCGCAATGGTCGCCCTGGGCCGTCATGCCGGCCGTGCTGCTGGCCTGCGCGGCCGTCGGCCTGCTCAACGGCGTGCTGATCGGCTACCTGAGGTTGCGTGCCTTCCTCACCACGCTGGTGACGTTGATCATCGTGCGTGCGGTCGTCGACATGCTGCTGCTCAAGCATGCGGTGGACATCGCCAGCAACATGCCGGAGTCCGCGGTGTGGGACTTCATCGGCGCAGGCTCTGCGTTCGGGCTGCCGCCGAGCTTCCTGGTCGCCGCGGTGTTCGCCGCAGGCGCCCACGTGTTCCTCAGCCGGACGCGGCCGGGCTGGCACATCATGGCGATCGGGGGCTCGCGCCGGTCCGCCTACAACGTCGGCATCCCGGTGCGGCGAACAATCTGCCTGACCTATGTCGGATCGGGGCTGCTGTGCGGCCTGGCCGCACTGATGTATGCCGCGCGCCTGGGCAGTGCCGGTTCGGACACCGGCACCGGCCTCGAGATCATGGCGCTCACGGCCGCGGTGGTCGGTGGCAACAGCCTCGGCGGCGGGCGGGGCTCGGTCGCGAAAGCGCTGATGGGCGCGGTGGTCGTGCTGCTCATCACCAATGGGCTGGTGCGCATCGGATTCCAGAGCGGCGCGGGATCGCTGGCGCTCGGGCTCATCCTGCTGTCGGCCATCGCGATCGACGTGCGCTGGCTCAAGAACAAGCACAAGCTGCTGGCGAAGTCCTATGTGTCGCCCGCCTATCTGGAGCTGCCGCCCGCGCCCGCCACCGAGGCCGGCTCGGCTTCGCCCTACGCAGTGAACGACCGGCTGCGCGACGTGGCGCTGATCGGACTCGGGCAGGTCGAAGGCCCGGAAGACGTGATCTTCGACGCCCAGGGGCATCTCTACACCGGCACCCGGCACGGCGACATCGTGCGCTTCTTCGGGCCGGACCACGCGCACATGGAGGTGTTTGCCCATGTCGGTGGGCATCCGCTTGGCCTGGCCTTCGACCGTGCGGGGAACCTGCTGGTGTGCATCGCCGGCATGGGCCTCTACAGCGTCTCGCCCGAGCGCCGGATCGAGCGGCTGACCGACGAGACCAACCGCACCCCGTGGTCCGTCATCGACGACTCGCGGCTCAAGCTGGCCGACGACCTCGACGTCGCGCCGGACGGGCGCATCTTCTTCAGCGAGGCCACCATTCGCTACGAGATGCACAACTGGGCCTACGACGCGCTCGAGAGCCGCGGCAACGGGCGCATCATCTGCTACGACCCTGCCACGCGCAGAACCCGCACAGTGCTGCGCAACCTGGTGTTTCCCAACGGCGTGTGCATGGCGCACGACGGCGAGTCCTTCTTCTTTGCCGAGACCTGGGCCTGCCGCATCAACAGGTACTGGTTCGCCGGGCCGAAGGCGGGCCGGGTCGAGCGCGTCATCGACGACCTGCCGGGCTACCCGGACAACATCAACCGTGCCTCCGACGGCAACTTCTGGCTCGCGCTGGTCGGCATGCGCACGCCGTCGATGGACCTGTCGCTGCGCATGCCGGGTTTTCGCAAGCGCATGGCGCGGCGCGTTTCGCCGCAGGAGCTCATCTTTCCGAACATCAACACCGGCTGCGTGATCAAGTTCGACGCGCAAGGCCGGGTGCTGGAATCGCTATGGGACCTGGGCGGGGAGAACCACCCCATGATCACCTCGATGCGCGAGCACCGGGGACACCTCTACCTCGGCGGCCTGCTCAACAATCGCATCGGGCGCCTGAGGCTGGCGGATGCCGATCCGGCCTGGACAGGGCAGCAGAGCTATTGGGGGGAGCAGCCATGA
- a CDS encoding sugar ABC transporter substrate-binding protein, translating to MRSFSVRLALVGAALAIGCAAQAADTSLKGKTVAFVPTSLGYDLTDGWNAMVRGQLEPLGVKWIVRDPNWSTDAGAQAITSLINEKPDVLLVQNPDIQSYARLLKRAEDAGIRVVQVNMRSAAKTSAFVGADWVGIGEAMAKAVAEKCSPKAGKSGKISIVQGVLTAAASTFQMQGVQAVLAKNPDIKVVSNQAADWDASKARAVTDTALKQHPDLCGVIGFWDGQDTGTAAAIREAKKQDQVFLATNGGAARTGCANVANGNFSAYMTYDVKQQSQDLVQVVKTLLASSARPAQDISRVTPVGVITKANLRDDTCWNLDEFKKK from the coding sequence ATGAGATCCTTTTCCGTCCGACTCGCCTTGGTGGGCGCCGCGCTCGCCATCGGCTGCGCGGCGCAGGCCGCCGACACCTCGCTCAAGGGCAAGACCGTGGCCTTTGTGCCGACCTCGCTCGGCTACGACCTCACCGATGGCTGGAACGCCATGGTGCGCGGCCAGCTCGAGCCGCTGGGCGTCAAATGGATCGTGCGCGACCCCAACTGGAGCACCGACGCCGGTGCCCAGGCGATCACTTCGCTGATCAACGAGAAACCGGACGTATTGCTGGTGCAGAACCCGGACATCCAGTCCTATGCCCGGCTGCTCAAGCGGGCCGAGGACGCGGGGATCCGCGTGGTGCAGGTGAACATGCGCTCGGCCGCCAAGACGAGCGCTTTCGTCGGCGCCGACTGGGTCGGCATCGGAGAAGCCATGGCCAAGGCCGTGGCCGAGAAGTGCAGCCCGAAGGCCGGCAAGTCGGGCAAGATCAGCATCGTGCAGGGCGTGCTCACGGCCGCAGCGAGCACCTTCCAGATGCAGGGTGTGCAGGCAGTGCTGGCCAAGAACCCCGACATCAAGGTGGTGTCGAACCAGGCCGCCGACTGGGACGCGTCGAAAGCGCGTGCCGTGACCGATACCGCACTCAAGCAGCACCCCGACCTGTGCGGCGTGATCGGCTTCTGGGACGGGCAGGACACCGGCACGGCGGCGGCCATCCGCGAGGCGAAGAAGCAGGACCAGGTGTTCCTCGCCACCAACGGCGGCGCTGCGCGCACCGGTTGCGCCAACGTCGCCAACGGCAACTTCAGCGCCTACATGACCTACGACGTGAAGCAGCAGTCGCAAGACCTGGTGCAGGTGGTCAAGACGCTGCTGGCGAGCTCGGCACGCCCGGCGCAAGACATCTCGCGCGTGACGCCCGTGGGCGTGATCACCAAGGCCAACCTGCGCGACGACACGTGCTGGAACCTCGACGAATTCAAGAAGAAGTAA
- a CDS encoding ABC transporter permease, producing MSRTAVPKANSTLGEVGGTPVAIPRHDDPPSTAARRHFRAGWLTQERIVLLLAVLLFAGFSIGLDGFIARDNLLSLLRGVAVLGILGLAMALVVIGRGIDLSLVAVMAISVAWALALSASGMSLGIALLAGLAFALVLGVANGLLIAYAEIPSLFSTLAMGTFIYGLGRMKLIPLDVVYAPEDAGWFSRIGQGEMAGLPLPVLLFLVTAALVAAFLRYTRTGRFIYAMGDNYQAARITGVPVRPLVVLQYAIASCVGCVAGVITAASVGSMNTRIVNSTMIYDVILVVVLGGIGLSGGKGGVRNVLVGTVLIGILLNGMTIMDIQYTVQSVIKSAILLAALVIDSLINPRDEQTAQQGDI from the coding sequence ATGAGCCGAACGGCTGTTCCGAAGGCCAACAGCACGCTGGGCGAAGTCGGGGGTACTCCCGTGGCCATCCCACGCCACGACGACCCGCCGTCAACCGCCGCGCGCCGGCACTTCCGAGCCGGCTGGCTGACGCAGGAGCGCATCGTGCTGCTGCTGGCCGTGCTGCTGTTCGCCGGCTTCAGCATCGGGCTGGACGGCTTCATTGCCCGCGACAACCTGCTGTCGCTGCTGCGCGGCGTGGCCGTGCTCGGGATCCTCGGGCTGGCCATGGCGCTGGTGGTGATCGGGCGCGGCATCGACCTGTCGCTGGTGGCGGTGATGGCGATCTCGGTAGCCTGGGCGCTCGCGCTGTCGGCCAGCGGCATGTCGCTCGGCATCGCGCTGCTCGCGGGCCTCGCGTTCGCGCTGGTGCTCGGGGTGGCCAACGGCCTGCTGATCGCCTATGCCGAGATCCCGTCGCTGTTCTCCACGCTGGCCATGGGCACCTTCATCTACGGGCTGGGACGCATGAAGCTGATCCCGCTCGACGTGGTGTATGCGCCCGAGGACGCGGGCTGGTTCAGCCGCATCGGCCAGGGCGAGATGGCCGGCTTGCCGCTGCCGGTGCTGCTCTTCCTCGTCACTGCCGCGCTGGTGGCCGCGTTCCTGCGCTACACCCGAACCGGCCGCTTCATCTATGCCATGGGCGACAACTACCAGGCCGCCCGCATCACCGGCGTACCGGTACGACCGCTCGTGGTGCTGCAGTATGCGATCGCCTCGTGCGTGGGCTGCGTGGCCGGCGTCATCACGGCGGCGTCGGTCGGCAGCATGAACACCCGCATCGTCAACTCGACCATGATCTACGACGTGATTCTCGTGGTGGTCCTCGGCGGCATCGGCCTGAGCGGCGGCAAGGGCGGCGTGCGCAACGTGCTGGTCGGCACCGTGCTCATCGGCATCCTGCTCAATGGCATGACGATCATGGACATCCAGTACACGGTGCAGAGCGTCATCAAGAGCGCCATCCTGCTGGCCGCGCTGGTCATCGACAGCCTGATCAATCCACGCGACGAGCAGACGGCCCAGCAGGGGGACATCTAG
- a CDS encoding hydroxymethylglutaryl-CoA reductase, degradative: MVQDSRLPNFRALTPAQRLDHVAKATGLADDDVALLQTPGALALPRADGMIENVIGTFELPFAVAGNFQVNGRDVLVPMVVEEPSVVAAASFMAKLARECGGFEASSTGPVMRAQVQVLGVTDPSGARQALLRQRDRILQIANSRDEVLIGLGGGCRDIEVHVFPDTPRGAMVVVHLIVDVRDAMGANTVNTMAESVSPLVEQLTGGTVRLRILSNLADLRLARARVRLTPEVLKTAERSGEEIIEGVLDAYTFAAVDPYRAATHNKGIMNGIDPVIVATGNDWRAVEAGAHAYACRSGRYTSLTTWEKDRGGALVGTIEMPMPVGLVGGATKTHPLARLALKILDVKSAQELGEVAVAVGLAQNLGALRALATEGIQRGHMALHARNIALVAGATGDEIDTIARQMAAEHDVRTDRALALLEALRGKASL, encoded by the coding sequence ATGGTTCAAGACTCCCGCCTCCCCAACTTCCGGGCTCTCACGCCGGCCCAACGGCTTGATCACGTCGCGAAGGCGACCGGCCTCGCCGACGACGACGTCGCCTTGTTGCAGACCCCGGGCGCGCTCGCCCTGCCGCGCGCCGACGGCATGATCGAGAACGTCATCGGCACCTTTGAACTGCCGTTCGCCGTTGCGGGCAACTTCCAGGTCAATGGCCGAGACGTACTCGTGCCGATGGTGGTGGAAGAGCCTTCCGTGGTCGCCGCGGCATCGTTCATGGCCAAACTGGCGCGCGAATGCGGCGGCTTCGAGGCGTCGAGCACCGGGCCGGTCATGCGCGCACAGGTGCAGGTTCTTGGCGTGACCGACCCTTCTGGCGCGCGCCAGGCGCTGCTGCGGCAGCGAGATCGCATCCTGCAGATTGCCAACAGCCGCGACGAGGTACTGATCGGCCTTGGCGGCGGCTGCCGCGACATCGAGGTGCACGTGTTTCCCGATACCCCGCGAGGCGCGATGGTCGTGGTGCACCTGATCGTGGACGTACGCGATGCGATGGGCGCCAACACCGTCAACACCATGGCGGAGTCGGTGTCGCCGCTGGTGGAGCAACTGACCGGCGGCACGGTGCGCCTGCGCATCCTCTCGAACCTGGCGGACCTGCGGCTGGCGCGTGCACGCGTGCGGCTCACGCCCGAAGTCCTGAAGACTGCCGAGCGCAGCGGCGAAGAGATCATCGAAGGCGTGCTCGATGCCTACACCTTCGCGGCGGTCGACCCCTATCGTGCCGCCACCCACAACAAGGGGATCATGAACGGCATCGATCCGGTGATCGTGGCGACTGGCAACGACTGGCGCGCGGTCGAGGCCGGCGCACATGCATACGCCTGCCGCAGCGGCCGCTACACCTCGCTCACCACCTGGGAGAAAGACCGCGGCGGCGCGCTGGTCGGCACCATCGAGATGCCGATGCCGGTCGGGCTCGTGGGTGGCGCGACCAAGACGCATCCGCTGGCGCGCCTGGCGCTCAAGATCCTTGATGTGAAGTCGGCCCAGGAACTCGGCGAGGTCGCCGTGGCCGTGGGTCTTGCGCAAAACCTCGGCGCGCTGCGAGCGCTCGCCACCGAAGGGATCCAACGCGGGCACATGGCGCTGCACGCCCGCAACATCGCACTCGTGGCCGGCGCGACCGGGGACGAGATCGATACGATCGCACGCCAGATGGCCGCCGAGCACGACGTGCGAACCGATCGCGCCCTCGCGCTGCTCGAGGCCCTGCGCGGCAAGGCTTCGCTATAA
- a CDS encoding enoyl-CoA hydratase/isomerase family protein, translating into MAISYRVDEGIAHVRFDRPEKLNALTLAMYEELAQCFARANDDPQVRVVLLGGNGERAFCVGADLGESIPALAEGRFDISEWDGAHIKQPGFYKPVVAAINGLCMGGGFEIMLAADIRIASEKAVFALPEASLGFTPAGGTLVRLVRQIPYALAMELMLTAERFPARRLAEMGLLNRVVPPSELEAAALSCARGIVQKGRVAVSVIKEAALTLSHLPLDEAFRREAVLGQRAFTSDEAREGLRRFLSRDRGGAASA; encoded by the coding sequence ATGGCCATCAGCTACAGGGTGGACGAAGGCATCGCGCACGTGCGTTTCGACCGGCCCGAGAAGCTCAATGCGCTGACTCTCGCCATGTACGAGGAACTCGCGCAGTGCTTCGCGCGCGCCAACGACGATCCGCAGGTGCGCGTCGTGCTGCTCGGCGGCAACGGCGAGCGCGCCTTCTGCGTCGGTGCCGACCTGGGCGAGTCGATCCCCGCACTGGCCGAGGGGCGCTTCGACATCTCGGAATGGGATGGCGCCCACATCAAGCAGCCGGGCTTCTACAAGCCGGTCGTCGCCGCGATCAACGGGCTGTGCATGGGGGGCGGATTCGAGATCATGCTGGCTGCCGACATCCGGATCGCTTCGGAGAAGGCGGTGTTCGCGCTGCCCGAGGCCTCGCTCGGCTTCACGCCGGCCGGTGGCACGCTGGTCCGGCTGGTGCGCCAGATCCCCTACGCGCTGGCGATGGAGCTGATGCTCACGGCCGAACGCTTTCCCGCACGTCGGCTGGCCGAGATGGGACTTCTGAACCGCGTCGTGCCGCCCAGCGAGCTGGAGGCCGCGGCGCTGTCCTGTGCACGCGGCATCGTGCAGAAGGGACGGGTGGCCGTGTCGGTCATCAAGGAGGCGGCGCTCACGCTCAGCCACCTGCCACTGGACGAGGCATTCCGCCGGGAAGCGGTGCTCGGCCAGCGCGCCTTCACCAGCGACGAGGCCCGGGAGGGCCTGCGCCGATTCCTGTCACGAGATCGGGGCGGGGCGGCGTCCGCCTGA
- a CDS encoding CaiB/BaiF CoA transferase family protein, with protein sequence MSTETMQLPLGEGPLRGLVVVDVTRVVAGPYCTMMLADLGATVIKIENPSEPDYVRSFPPFVQGETGRASAFFAQYNRHKLGVSLDLKSEQGRTLLRELVRKADLLVENFRPGTMARMGLGYEALKQCNPRLVYVSISGFGQTGPNSRRPAYDNSAQATGGLWSLNGEKGRPPLRVGTIIGDLSASFYAAIAALSAVIHTRESGEGQWVDVAQQDSVVTLTEHAVVNYTVDGAVGEPLGNDHPFVRPYGQYACKDGFVFFGAYTDKFWREACRIFGEASLVDDPEIDTMEKRFDPETYARRVQPIVQRWCARHTKAELEAMAGDTIPMTPIKTIAEVVEDPHLKARDMFVPTQVDGAQVQAFGSPMKLSATPACAVGSAPGFGEHNEIVLKGWLRIAAADYDRYVAEGVI encoded by the coding sequence GTGAGTACTGAAACGATGCAGCTTCCGCTCGGCGAGGGACCGCTGCGCGGCCTGGTCGTGGTCGATGTCACGCGCGTGGTGGCTGGTCCCTACTGCACCATGATGCTGGCCGACCTGGGCGCCACGGTCATCAAGATCGAGAACCCCTCCGAGCCCGACTACGTGCGCAGCTTCCCGCCCTTCGTGCAGGGAGAGACCGGCCGGGCCAGCGCCTTTTTCGCGCAGTACAACCGCCACAAGCTGGGCGTGAGCCTGGACCTCAAATCGGAGCAGGGCCGCACCTTGCTGCGCGAGCTGGTGCGCAAGGCCGACCTGCTGGTGGAGAACTTCCGCCCCGGCACCATGGCACGCATGGGGCTGGGCTACGAGGCGCTGAAGCAATGCAATCCGCGCCTGGTCTACGTGTCGATCAGCGGCTTCGGCCAGACCGGCCCCAACTCGCGACGGCCGGCCTATGACAACAGCGCGCAGGCGACCGGTGGCCTGTGGTCGCTGAACGGAGAGAAGGGGCGGCCGCCGCTGCGCGTGGGCACCATCATCGGTGACCTGTCGGCCTCGTTCTACGCGGCGATCGCTGCGCTGTCGGCGGTCATCCACACGCGGGAAAGCGGCGAAGGCCAGTGGGTCGACGTCGCCCAGCAGGACTCGGTCGTGACACTGACCGAGCATGCCGTCGTCAACTACACGGTCGATGGCGCGGTCGGCGAGCCGCTGGGCAACGACCATCCGTTCGTGCGCCCCTATGGCCAGTACGCCTGCAAGGACGGCTTCGTCTTCTTCGGTGCCTACACCGACAAGTTCTGGCGCGAGGCATGCCGGATCTTCGGCGAGGCATCGCTGGTGGACGACCCCGAGATCGACACCATGGAAAAGCGCTTCGACCCCGAGACCTACGCCCGCCGGGTGCAGCCCATCGTGCAGCGCTGGTGCGCGCGGCACACCAAGGCCGAGCTCGAGGCCATGGCTGGCGACACCATTCCGATGACACCGATCAAGACCATTGCCGAGGTCGTCGAAGACCCGCACCTGAAAGCCCGCGACATGTTCGTACCGACGCAGGTCGACGGCGCGCAGGTGCAGGCATTCGGCAGCCCGATGAAGCTGTCGGCCACGCCCGCGTGCGCCGTCGGCAGCGCGCCCGGGTTCGGCGAGCACAACGAGATCGTGCTCAAGGGGTGGCTGCGCATCGCTGCGGCCGACTATGACCGCTACGTCGCCGAGGGGGTGATCTGA
- a CDS encoding ABC transporter ATP-binding protein, which yields MLRIQSMNIDLAGHSVLRGIDLDLEPGQTVAVVGRNGAGKTTLLRGIMGLVPPRSGRLLLDGQDITRSPASRRAAAGFGYAPEDRVVLPTLSVLQNIALPCEVLRLPRHEIRRRIDAVLASLPQLEPMLARSGAALSGGQGKIVALARALMAGVRFVLLDEPFQGLAPALARQYGDALRALRVSHPQLCVVVTESNAALLEEVQSRTLHIERGSIAESTGAVRAEDRTWTQRRTHK from the coding sequence ATGCTGCGCATTCAATCCATGAACATCGACTTGGCGGGCCACTCGGTCTTGCGCGGCATCGATCTCGACCTCGAGCCCGGTCAGACGGTGGCCGTGGTCGGCCGCAACGGCGCGGGCAAGACCACGCTGCTGCGCGGCATCATGGGGCTGGTCCCGCCGCGTTCGGGCCGGTTGCTGCTCGACGGCCAGGACATCACGCGCAGTCCTGCGTCCCGGCGCGCTGCGGCAGGTTTCGGCTACGCGCCGGAAGACCGCGTGGTCCTGCCGACCTTGAGCGTCCTCCAGAACATCGCATTGCCCTGCGAGGTGCTGCGGCTGCCGCGCCATGAAATCCGCCGGCGCATCGACGCGGTGCTGGCCAGCCTGCCACAGCTCGAACCGATGCTCGCGCGTTCCGGTGCGGCGCTGTCGGGCGGCCAGGGAAAGATCGTCGCACTCGCGCGCGCGCTCATGGCCGGTGTGCGCTTCGTGCTGCTCGACGAGCCCTTCCAGGGCCTGGCGCCTGCATTGGCCCGCCAGTACGGCGACGCACTGCGCGCCTTGCGCGTATCGCACCCGCAACTGTGCGTCGTGGTGACGGAGTCGAATGCGGCCCTGCTCGAGGAAGTACAGAGCCGCACGCTCCACATCGAGCGCGGCTCGATTGCCGAGTCCACGGGCGCAGTGCGCGCAGAAGACCGGACATGGACCCAACGGAGAACACACAAGTGA
- a CDS encoding ABC transporter ATP-binding protein — protein sequence MKAPNANELLRTEQLTLHFGGIAAADGIDFVLAHGEQLAVIGANGAGKTTFINICTGYIKPSSGRVLLEGQDITRKGPRQIARLGVGRSFQLPQLFLDHTVRQCLELASVSRQGRLSRWTSLSRAADQRAVAEMLELVGLARHANDATAALPEGRRKLLDVGIALMLEPKLVIMDEPTSGVSSEDKHDVMQTLMHALQQCKVTSWFVEHDVDIVRRYATRVAAWIDGRIAADGTPAQVFADPLVRREVLGER from the coding sequence ATGAAGGCGCCGAACGCCAACGAGCTGTTGCGAACCGAGCAACTCACCCTGCACTTCGGCGGCATCGCCGCGGCCGACGGCATCGACTTCGTCCTGGCGCACGGAGAGCAGCTTGCGGTGATCGGCGCCAACGGCGCCGGCAAGACCACCTTCATCAACATCTGCACCGGCTACATCAAGCCGAGCAGCGGTCGGGTGCTGCTCGAAGGCCAGGACATCACGCGCAAGGGACCGCGGCAGATTGCGCGCCTGGGCGTGGGCCGATCGTTCCAGCTGCCGCAGCTGTTCCTCGACCACACGGTGCGCCAGTGCCTCGAACTGGCCTCGGTCAGCCGGCAGGGGCGGCTGTCGCGATGGACTTCGCTGTCGCGCGCTGCGGACCAGCGCGCCGTCGCCGAGATGCTGGAGCTGGTGGGACTCGCCCGCCATGCGAACGATGCAACCGCGGCGCTGCCCGAGGGCCGACGCAAGCTGCTGGACGTGGGCATCGCGCTGATGCTCGAGCCCAAGCTGGTGATCATGGACGAGCCGACCAGCGGCGTGTCATCGGAAGACAAGCATGACGTCATGCAGACGCTGATGCATGCCCTGCAGCAGTGCAAGGTCACGAGCTGGTTCGTCGAGCACGACGTCGACATCGTGCGCCGCTACGCCACGCGGGTCGCCGCCTGGATCGACGGCCGCATCGCGGCGGACGGCACACCGGCGCAGGTGTTCGCTGATCCACTGGTGCGCCGCGAAGTGCTCGGAGAACGCTGA
- a CDS encoding branched-chain amino acid ABC transporter permease encodes MRSPASVAALAVAVVLMVGIGWAWPWSRMPIITFLCFGMAALGLTVLMRAGQVSFGHAMYAAIGGYATAFTVRAFPGVDGLVAAAAGVLASLVSGALVAAFVSRYRGIFFGMLNLGLSMVLFSLAGKLYAWTGGTDGLRFERPSLLGVAMERGQFELAMLVLALMLAVGVSWMVQRYFESCSGQVMVAIRTNETRLEYIGLSARWVLAQGYVLSAGLVGLAGALLALVQSLVTPESGYWIRSGEYVFIAILGGSGHAAGAFLGAAVFELIKLTAAAYFTDAWQILLGATLIAVIFFAPQGIVGWRLRRLEPATLQEAR; translated from the coding sequence ATGCGCTCGCCGGCTTCTGTTGCAGCCCTCGCGGTCGCCGTGGTGCTCATGGTCGGTATTGGCTGGGCGTGGCCCTGGTCGCGCATGCCCATCATTACCTTCCTGTGCTTCGGCATGGCCGCGCTCGGCCTCACGGTGCTGATGCGTGCGGGCCAGGTGTCCTTCGGACATGCCATGTACGCTGCCATCGGCGGGTATGCCACGGCCTTCACGGTGCGCGCCTTTCCCGGCGTCGACGGCCTCGTCGCGGCTGCGGCGGGCGTGCTTGCCAGCCTCGTTTCCGGCGCGCTCGTCGCCGCCTTCGTATCGCGCTACCGCGGCATCTTCTTCGGCATGCTGAACCTCGGCCTCTCGATGGTGCTGTTCTCGCTTGCCGGCAAGCTCTACGCATGGACCGGCGGCACCGACGGGCTGCGCTTCGAGCGGCCCTCGCTGCTCGGGGTGGCCATGGAGCGCGGCCAGTTCGAGCTGGCGATGCTGGTGCTCGCGCTCATGCTGGCCGTGGGCGTCAGCTGGATGGTGCAGCGCTACTTCGAGTCGTGCTCGGGCCAGGTCATGGTGGCGATCCGCACCAATGAGACGCGGCTGGAATACATCGGCCTGTCGGCGCGGTGGGTGCTCGCACAGGGTTACGTGCTCTCCGCCGGCCTGGTCGGGCTGGCAGGTGCGCTGCTGGCTCTGGTGCAGAGCCTGGTGACACCCGAGAGCGGCTACTGGATCCGTTCTGGCGAGTACGTGTTCATTGCCATTCTCGGCGGCTCGGGCCACGCCGCGGGTGCATTCCTGGGCGCGGCCGTGTTCGAGCTGATCAAGCTGACGGCCGCGGCCTATTTCACCGATGCATGGCAGATCCTTCTCGGCGCCACCTTGATCGCCGTGATCTTCTTCGCACCGCAGGGCATCGTCGGCTGGCGGCTGCGCCGCCTTGAGCCGGCCACGTTGCAGGAGGCGCGATGA